From Numida meleagris isolate 19003 breed g44 Domestic line chromosome 4, NumMel1.0, whole genome shotgun sequence, the proteins below share one genomic window:
- the DRD5 gene encoding D(1B) dopamine receptor (The sequence of the model RefSeq protein was modified relative to this genomic sequence to represent the inferred CDS: added 51 bases not found in genome assembly) has translation RGGRSPLPPPAGPPGGARGQAGGPGAAQVAAGSLLALLILWTLFGNVLVCAAIVRYRHLRSKVTNIFIVSLAVSDLLVALLVMPWKAVAEVAGYWPFGAFCNVWVAFDIMCSTASILNLCVISVDRYWAISSPFRYERKMTQRLALVMIGVAWALSVLISFIPVQLDWHRGGDAAATATAGDTGDGFGTGWEAEGAFTTWAEDMSTTWVALAAMTPSDSTDGSNSTVPGPSESCDSSLNRTYAISSSLISFYIPVAIMIVTYTRIYRIAQVQIRRISSLERAAEHAQSCRSNHVDCHHHTSLKSSIRKETKVLKTLSIIMGVFVCCWLPFFILNCMVPFCESPPSDPRAGLPCVSETTFNIFVWFGWANSSLNPIIYAFNADFRKVFSNLLGCGQFCSSTPVETVNISNELISYNQDTLFHKEIVTAYVNMIPNVVDCEENREDPFDRMSQISPDPEVATDSVCELDCEGEISLGKITPFTPNGLH, from the coding sequence AGGGGGCAGGCGGGAGGCCCCGGGGCTGCGCAGGTGGCGGCGGGCAGCCTGCTCGCCCTGCTCATCCTCTGGACGCTCTTTGGGAACGTGCTGGTGTGCGCGGCCATCGTCCGCTACCGGCACCTGCGGAGCAAGGTCACCAACATCTTCATCGTGTCGCTGGCCGTCTCGGACCTACTGGTGGCTCTGCTGGTCATGCCCTGGAAGGCTGTGGCTGAGGTGGCCGGGTACTGGCCCTTCGGGGCTTTCTGCAACGTCTGGGTGGCCTTCGATATCATGTGCTCCACGGCCTCCATCCTTAACCTGTGCGTGATTAGCGTGGACAGGTACTGGGCTATTTCCAGCCCTTTCCGGTATGAGAGGAAGATGACCCAGCGGCTGGCCCTGGTGATGATTGGAGTGGCTTGGGCGCTGTCCGTGCTCATCTCCTTCATCCCAGTCCAGCTCGATTGGCACAGAGGTGGGGATGCTGCCGCCACTGCCACcgctggggacactggggatggGTTCGGTACTGGCTGGGAGGCAGAGGGTGCTTTCACCACCTGGGCTGAAGACATGAGCACCACATGGGTGGCACTGGCAGCAATGACGCCCTCCGACAGCACCGACGGCAGCAACAGCACTGTCCCTGGGCCATCAGAGAGCTGTGACTCCAGCCTCAACAGGACTTATGCTATTTCCTCCTCCCTGATCAGTTTTTACATCCCAGTGGCTATCATGATAGTCACCTACACGCGGATCTACCGCATTGCCCAGGTGCAGATCCGTCGCATCTCCTCGCTGGAGCGGGCGGCCGAGCATGCGCAGAGCTGCCGCAGCAACCACGTCGACTGCCACCATCACACCAGCCTCAAGTCCTCCATCAGGAAAGAAACCAAAGTGCTGAAGACTCTCTCCATCATCATGGGCGTCTttgtctgctgctggctgcccttcTTCATTCTGAATTGCATGGTGCCCTTCTGTGAGAGCCCACCCAGTGACCCCCGTGCTGGGCTCCCCTGCGTCAGCGAGACCACCTTCAACATCTTCGTCTGGTTTGGATGGGCCAACTCCTCCCTCAACCCCATCATCTATGCCTTCAATGCTGACTTCAggaaggtcttctccaacctccTGGGATGCGGCCAGTTTTGCTCAAGCACTCCAGTGGAGACCGTTAATATAAGCAATGAGCTCATCTCATACAACCAGGACACCCTTTTCCATAAGGAGATAGTGACTGCTTATGTGAACATGATCCCAAATGTGGTTGACTGTGAGGAGAACCGGGAGGACCCTTTTGATAGGATGTCCCAGATCTCCCCCGACCCCGAGGTTGCCACTGACTCTGTCTGTGAGCTGGACTGCGAGGGGGAGATCTCACTAGGCAAAATCACACCTTTCACTCCAAATGGTTTACATTAA